From a single Agrobacterium tumefaciens genomic region:
- the puuD gene encoding urate hydroxylase PuuD: MYEYAIAWEWMAFAVRWLHVITAIAWIGSSFYFIALDLGLVKRPHLPPGAYGEEWQVHGGGFYHIQKYLVAPAQMPEHLTWFKWESYVTWLSGFAMLCIVYYGGADLFLIDHSVLALTQFQAICLSLASLAIGWLFYDFLCKSPLGNNTWGLMIVLYVALVAMAWGYTQVFTGRAAFLHLGAFTATIMSANVFFIIIPNQKIVVADLIAGRTPDPKYGRIAKQRSLHNNYLTLPVIFFMLSNHYPLAFATQFNWIIAALVFLMGVTIRHWFNTTHARKGKPTWTWLLTALIFIVIMWLSTVPKVLTGEEEQKAATLSPMQQQFVSDAHFSKARDVVQGRCSMCHAAEPVWEGVPFTPKSVKLETDEQIAAHAREIYLQAGRSHAMPPGNITAITPDERKVLTAWYESAVSGAGKAEGKTE, encoded by the coding sequence ATGTACGAATATGCCATTGCGTGGGAATGGATGGCCTTTGCCGTCCGATGGCTCCACGTCATCACCGCCATCGCCTGGATCGGCTCGTCCTTCTATTTCATCGCGCTCGATCTCGGGCTGGTCAAACGGCCGCATCTGCCGCCGGGAGCTTACGGCGAGGAATGGCAGGTGCATGGCGGCGGCTTTTATCACATCCAGAAATATCTGGTTGCGCCTGCCCAGATGCCCGAGCACCTGACATGGTTCAAATGGGAAAGCTATGTCACCTGGCTTTCCGGCTTCGCCATGCTCTGCATCGTTTATTACGGCGGCGCGGATCTCTTCCTCATCGATCATTCCGTGCTGGCGCTCACCCAGTTCCAGGCCATCTGTCTGTCGCTCGCTTCACTGGCCATCGGCTGGCTGTTTTATGATTTCCTCTGCAAATCGCCGCTCGGCAACAATACCTGGGGCCTGATGATCGTGCTTTACGTCGCGCTGGTGGCAATGGCATGGGGTTATACGCAGGTCTTCACCGGCCGCGCCGCCTTCCTGCATCTCGGTGCCTTCACCGCCACCATCATGTCGGCGAATGTGTTCTTCATCATCATCCCGAACCAGAAGATCGTCGTCGCCGACCTGATCGCCGGGCGCACGCCGGACCCGAAATATGGCCGCATCGCCAAGCAGCGCTCGTTGCACAACAACTACCTGACGCTGCCCGTCATCTTCTTCATGCTGTCGAACCATTATCCGCTGGCCTTTGCCACGCAGTTTAACTGGATCATCGCCGCACTCGTCTTCCTGATGGGCGTCACCATCCGACACTGGTTCAACACCACCCATGCCCGCAAGGGCAAGCCGACTTGGACCTGGCTGCTGACCGCGCTGATCTTCATCGTCATCATGTGGCTTTCCACCGTGCCGAAGGTGCTGACCGGCGAAGAAGAACAGAAGGCCGCCACCCTTTCGCCGATGCAGCAGCAATTCGTCAGCGACGCCCATTTTTCCAAGGCCCGCGATGTGGTTCAGGGCCGTTGTTCCATGTGCCATGCGGCCGAGCCGGTGTGGGAAGGCGTGCCCTTCACACCGAAATCGGTGAAGCTCGAAACCGACGAACAGATCGCCGCCCATGCCCGCGAAATCTATTTGCAAGCCGGCCGCAGCCATGCCATGCCTCCCGGCAACATCACCGCCATCACCCCGGATGAGCGCAAGGTGCTGACCGCCTGGTATGAAAGTGCGGTTTCCGGGGCCGGAAAAGCCGAAGGAAAGACTGAATGA
- the guaD gene encoding guanine deaminase — protein MSMVLLRGRLLSFRRAPLAIDDTQSYLYIEDGGLLIEDGRIAAIGEYADIRKQAPEDIEEKDHRPHLIVPGFIDMHLHFPQMQVIGSYAANLLEWLNTYTFPEECRFVESAHAQRIATHFYDELLRHGTTTAAAYCSVHKTSADAFFTEAMKRNMLMVGGKVMMDRNAPQGLLDTPETSYDETRQVIADWHGKGRNHVAITPRFAITSTPKQMEAAQALAQEFPDLFIQTHLSENLDEIKYTCELYPDATDYTDIYVRYGLMGKKTLLGHAIHLSEREADVLSDTGAVAVHCPTSNLFIGSGLFPMKKLQRREKPVRIAVATDIGGGSSYSMLRTMDEAYKIQQLLGERLNPLESWYLMTRGNAEALSMVDRIGTLEAGTDADITVLNASSTPAMALKMEVVNSLTEELFLMLTMGDDRTVVETYVAGRAMKSVLA, from the coding sequence ATGAGCATGGTTCTGCTGCGTGGCCGCCTGCTGAGCTTCCGCCGCGCGCCGCTCGCAATCGACGATACGCAAAGCTATCTTTACATTGAGGATGGTGGCCTGCTGATCGAAGACGGCCGGATCGCCGCCATCGGCGAATACGCCGATATCCGCAAGCAAGCCCCCGAAGATATCGAGGAAAAGGACCACCGGCCGCATCTCATCGTGCCGGGCTTCATCGACATGCACCTGCATTTTCCGCAGATGCAGGTCATTGGCTCCTACGCCGCCAATCTCCTGGAATGGCTGAACACCTATACTTTCCCGGAAGAATGCCGCTTCGTCGAAAGCGCCCATGCCCAGCGCATCGCCACGCATTTTTACGACGAGCTTCTGCGCCACGGCACCACCACGGCCGCTGCCTATTGCTCCGTGCACAAGACCTCCGCCGACGCCTTCTTCACTGAGGCCATGAAGCGCAATATGCTGATGGTGGGCGGCAAGGTGATGATGGACCGCAACGCCCCGCAGGGCCTGCTCGACACGCCGGAAACCTCCTATGACGAGACGCGTCAGGTCATCGCCGACTGGCACGGCAAGGGCCGCAACCACGTCGCCATCACACCCCGCTTCGCCATCACTTCCACGCCGAAGCAGATGGAAGCCGCACAGGCGCTGGCGCAGGAATTTCCCGATCTCTTCATCCAGACGCATCTCTCGGAAAATCTCGACGAGATCAAATATACCTGCGAACTCTACCCTGATGCGACCGACTATACCGATATCTATGTGCGTTACGGCCTGATGGGCAAAAAGACCCTGCTCGGCCACGCCATCCATCTCTCCGAGCGCGAGGCGGACGTGCTGTCGGACACCGGCGCGGTGGCGGTGCATTGCCCCACCTCGAACCTCTTCATCGGCTCCGGCCTGTTCCCGATGAAAAAGCTGCAGCGTCGGGAAAAGCCCGTGCGCATCGCGGTTGCCACCGATATCGGCGGCGGATCGAGCTATTCCATGCTGCGCACCATGGACGAGGCCTACAAGATCCAGCAATTGCTGGGCGAGCGCCTCAACCCGCTGGAAAGCTGGTATCTGATGACCCGCGGCAATGCCGAGGCCCTTTCCATGGTCGACCGCATCGGCACGCTGGAGGCCGGCACGGACGCGGACATCACCGTGCTGAACGCCTCTTCCACCCCCGCCATGGCGCTGAAGATGGAAGTGGTGAACAGCCTGACGGAAGAACTCTTCCTGATGCTGACCATGGGCGACGACCGCACGGTGGTGGAGACCTATGTGGCCGGCAGGGCGATGAAGAGCGTGCTGGCATAG
- a CDS encoding sulfite exporter TauE/SafE family protein, with the protein MVFATFTVAGIVKGVTGMGLPTVAMGVLGLFMPPVVAAGLLILPSFITNIWQLLAGPDFRAIVKRLWPMMIAIALGTLIGIRLMTSGTGVWTTSALGLCLAAYAAYSLFAKPLSVPPRLEARLSPVLGLATGLLTGGTGIFVVPAVPYIQSLGFSRDDLVQALGLSFTVSTVALAAGLASQNAFHVEHLSLSALAVLPALLGMWLGQKIRHIVSPATFRSWFLICLLLLGFELFLRAFWN; encoded by the coding sequence ATGGTTTTCGCGACCTTCACCGTCGCGGGCATCGTCAAGGGCGTGACCGGCATGGGACTGCCCACCGTCGCCATGGGCGTGCTCGGCCTGTTCATGCCGCCTGTCGTCGCCGCAGGCCTGCTCATCCTGCCATCCTTCATCACCAACATCTGGCAATTGCTGGCCGGGCCTGATTTCCGGGCCATCGTGAAGCGGCTGTGGCCGATGATGATCGCCATTGCCCTCGGCACCCTCATCGGCATCCGGCTGATGACATCAGGCACCGGCGTCTGGACCACCTCGGCGCTCGGCCTGTGCCTTGCGGCTTACGCGGCCTATAGCCTCTTCGCCAAACCCCTCTCCGTTCCGCCACGGCTGGAAGCCAGGCTCTCCCCGGTCTTGGGGCTGGCAACCGGCCTCTTGACCGGCGGCACCGGAATTTTCGTCGTGCCCGCCGTGCCCTATATCCAGTCGCTCGGTTTCAGCCGGGATGATCTCGTGCAGGCGCTCGGCCTTTCCTTCACCGTCTCCACCGTCGCGCTCGCCGCAGGCCTTGCTTCCCAGAATGCTTTTCATGTCGAGCATCTGTCGCTTTCCGCGCTGGCCGTTCTGCCAGCGCTTCTCGGCATGTGGCTTGGCCAAAAAATCCGCCATATCGTCAGCCCGGCGACGTTTCGGAGCTGGTTTCTCATCTGTCTGCTTCTGCTAGGCTTCGAATTGTTTCTGCGTGCATTCTGGAATTAA
- a CDS encoding alpha-hydroxy acid oxidase has protein sequence MGKILTIADLKNRAQRRVPKMFFDYADSGAWTESTYRANEDDFAKIKLRQRVLVDMTDRSLATEMVGEKVSMPVALSPTGLTGMQHADGEMLAAKAAEEFGVPFTLSTMSICSIEDVASVTSKPFWFQLYVMKDRDFVNNLIDRAKAAGCSALVLTLDLQILGQRHKDLRNGLSAPPKFTPKHIWQMATRPKWCMDMARTKRRSFGNIVGHAKNVSDLSSLSSWTAEQFDPRLSWKDVEWIKERWGGKLILKGILDEEDARASLDTGADAIIVSNHGGRQLDGAHSSIAMLPKIVDAVGDKVEVHMDGGIRSGQDVLKAVALGAKGTYIGRPFLYGLGADGKQGVTTALEIIRKEMDVSMALCGKRLITDVDRSILA, from the coding sequence ATGGGCAAAATCCTGACCATAGCTGACCTGAAAAATCGGGCCCAGCGCCGTGTGCCAAAAATGTTTTTCGACTACGCCGATAGCGGCGCGTGGACGGAAAGCACCTACCGCGCCAATGAGGATGATTTTGCCAAGATAAAGCTGCGCCAGCGCGTGCTGGTTGATATGACAGACAGGTCGCTGGCCACCGAAATGGTCGGCGAGAAGGTTTCGATGCCGGTGGCGCTCTCCCCCACAGGCCTGACCGGTATGCAGCATGCCGATGGCGAGATGCTGGCGGCCAAGGCAGCGGAAGAATTTGGCGTGCCCTTCACGCTTTCCACCATGAGCATCTGCTCCATCGAGGATGTCGCTTCCGTCACCTCGAAACCCTTCTGGTTCCAGCTTTACGTGATGAAGGACCGGGATTTCGTCAACAATCTCATCGACCGGGCGAAGGCCGCCGGCTGCTCGGCGCTGGTATTGACGCTCGACCTGCAAATTCTCGGCCAGCGCCACAAAGACCTTCGCAACGGCCTCTCCGCACCGCCGAAATTTACCCCGAAACATATCTGGCAGATGGCGACCCGGCCGAAATGGTGCATGGACATGGCCCGCACCAAGCGCCGCAGCTTCGGCAACATCGTCGGCCACGCCAAAAATGTCTCCGACCTCTCCTCGCTCTCCTCCTGGACGGCGGAGCAGTTCGATCCGCGCCTGTCGTGGAAGGATGTCGAATGGATCAAGGAACGCTGGGGCGGCAAGCTGATCCTCAAGGGCATCCTTGACGAGGAAGATGCCCGCGCCTCGCTCGATACCGGCGCCGATGCCATCATCGTCTCCAACCATGGCGGCCGCCAGCTCGACGGTGCGCATTCCTCCATCGCCATGCTGCCGAAGATCGTCGATGCCGTCGGCGATAAAGTCGAGGTGCATATGGATGGCGGCATCCGCTCCGGTCAGGATGTGCTGAAAGCCGTCGCACTCGGCGCCAAAGGCACCTATATCGGCCGCCCCTTCCTCTATGGCCTCGGTGCCGATGGCAAGCAGGGCGTGACGACGGCGCTGGAGATCATCCGCAAGGAGATGGATGTCAGCATGGCGCTTTGCGGCAAGCGGCTGATTACGGATGTGGACCGCAGCATTCTGGCGTGA
- a CDS encoding DMT family transporter, whose amino-acid sequence MNAALFTYGALVAAIVCEVIATSFLQQSQQFTRLLPTVLMALFYGAAFYLLSFTLRAMPVGVAYAIWSGLGIVLISGIGYFVFRQTLDLAAVIGLGFIVTGVVIVNVFSKTVGH is encoded by the coding sequence ATGAACGCGGCACTTTTTACCTATGGGGCGCTCGTCGCGGCTATTGTTTGCGAGGTTATCGCGACGTCTTTCCTGCAGCAGTCGCAGCAATTCACGAGGCTGCTACCGACGGTGCTGATGGCACTGTTTTACGGTGCGGCCTTTTATCTGCTGTCGTTCACGTTGCGCGCCATGCCGGTCGGTGTGGCTTATGCGATCTGGAGCGGGCTCGGCATCGTGCTGATTTCCGGCATCGGCTATTTCGTGTTTCGCCAGACGCTGGATCTCGCCGCCGTCATCGGTCTCGGGTTTATCGTGACGGGGGTGGTGATTGTGAATGTGTTTTCGAAGACGGTGGGGCATTGA